One Methylophaga marina DNA window includes the following coding sequences:
- a CDS encoding efflux RND transporter periplasmic adaptor subunit has product MYQNKMFEKRWINFSLNSSLSILSALLLIILASPVIAQNEHEHGDKQTEQHKSEDAHKHDSASESSMHKEDDSHSTDQHQHDEQTHNLTESQSEQTSPANANEDEHGHGHEGEDENHVEIDDEMARQQGLATAKALAGEVSLTTKLYGRIVLSPDQVSQVRARFPGRITRVNVNFGDEVKKGQLLASVESNNSLQSYNLHAPISGTITAKEASTGEVANDQALFTITNTNSLWAELKVFPEQASEIKAGQKVQLLNGDRKFESSIKQLLPNNQAQPYRIARVPIESTEATLFPGLLVEAQVIIQQETVDIRIPNSAIQRYEGSQVAFLKADGKYQVKPLNLGISDGRYSEVLSGLRQGDEIVVENSYLIKADLEKEGAAHAH; this is encoded by the coding sequence ATGTATCAGAACAAAATGTTTGAAAAACGATGGATTAACTTTTCCTTGAACAGCAGTCTATCAATTCTGTCGGCACTATTGCTGATAATTCTAGCATCACCTGTTATCGCTCAAAACGAGCATGAACATGGTGATAAGCAAACTGAACAACACAAATCAGAAGATGCCCATAAGCATGATTCAGCGTCTGAAAGTTCTATGCACAAAGAAGACGACTCGCATAGTACCGACCAGCATCAGCATGACGAACAAACGCATAATTTAACTGAATCTCAGAGTGAGCAGACGTCACCCGCGAACGCTAATGAGGATGAGCACGGGCACGGGCATGAAGGTGAAGACGAAAACCACGTCGAAATTGATGATGAGATGGCTCGTCAACAAGGCCTCGCTACTGCGAAAGCCCTGGCCGGAGAGGTATCACTGACGACCAAGCTTTATGGCAGGATTGTACTTTCACCTGATCAGGTGAGTCAGGTCAGAGCCCGTTTTCCTGGCCGAATTACCCGCGTTAATGTGAACTTTGGTGATGAAGTTAAAAAAGGGCAGTTATTGGCGAGTGTGGAATCCAATAACAGTTTGCAGAGCTACAATTTGCATGCCCCTATCTCTGGCACTATTACAGCAAAAGAAGCCAGCACAGGCGAGGTTGCCAATGATCAAGCCCTATTCACCATCACCAATACTAATTCACTGTGGGCGGAGCTTAAAGTGTTCCCTGAGCAGGCCTCTGAAATAAAAGCTGGGCAGAAAGTTCAGTTGCTCAACGGCGATCGAAAGTTTGAGTCCAGCATCAAGCAACTGTTGCCAAATAATCAGGCCCAGCCTTACCGAATTGCCCGTGTTCCCATTGAAAGTACTGAAGCAACCCTATTTCCGGGCTTATTAGTGGAAGCACAAGTCATTATCCAGCAAGAAACCGTAGACATCAGAATCCCCAACAGTGCCATTCAACGTTATGAAGGCTCACAAGTTGCCTTTCTCAAAGCGGATGGAAAATATCAGGTCAAACCTTTGAATTTGGGTATTTCTGATGGCAGATATAGTGAAGTGTTATCCGGACTCCGGCAAGGCGATGAAATCGTCGTAGAGAACAGCTATCTCATCAAAGCTGATCTGGAAAAAGAAGGCGCGGCACACGCCCACTAA
- a CDS encoding TolC family protein has translation MVGAEVENVAGTGELSGIKALETRVTLSSVLELGDKRQSRVDLVEQQSDVVRVDRKVKALDLLGQVTRRFINVLNSQERVKLAEVGLELAQTTLKEVNRRVSAAVAPKADLGRAEASVQQAELTLLAEQRQFESHRMALANLWGSYQPAFDEVSGSLYSFNEAMPFDALFSKAQQNPQIEMFAAEARVRDAEVRLARTQQVADLTWSVGIRRDEGIDDSALVAGISMPLFSQERAQSRIEAALAARNEVTYRRQDVLLQLHTELYRAYSGRSQAITSIQRLQQHIIPKLNTSLEQTRVGYQRGLYSYLDLLTVRQDLLNARRAVIEAATAALKYEAEIEQLTAEPLAKTE, from the coding sequence GTGGTCGGTGCTGAAGTCGAAAATGTCGCCGGAACAGGGGAGCTAAGCGGTATCAAAGCCCTTGAAACACGGGTCACATTATCATCTGTTTTGGAGCTAGGCGATAAACGCCAGTCACGTGTCGATTTGGTTGAACAACAAAGCGATGTTGTTCGTGTCGATCGCAAAGTCAAAGCACTGGATTTACTGGGGCAAGTGACAAGAAGATTCATCAACGTGCTCAACAGCCAGGAGCGAGTAAAACTAGCAGAAGTAGGACTGGAACTCGCGCAAACGACATTAAAAGAAGTCAACCGGCGTGTCAGTGCTGCTGTGGCGCCTAAGGCCGACCTGGGCCGTGCTGAAGCTTCAGTTCAACAAGCAGAGTTGACCCTGCTTGCAGAGCAGCGACAGTTTGAGTCGCACCGAATGGCACTGGCTAACTTGTGGGGCAGCTACCAGCCTGCTTTCGATGAGGTATCAGGATCACTCTATTCCTTTAATGAAGCGATGCCGTTCGATGCCTTATTCTCTAAAGCACAACAAAATCCACAGATCGAAATGTTTGCTGCCGAGGCGCGGGTTCGTGATGCCGAAGTCCGACTGGCTCGCACCCAGCAAGTTGCTGATCTGACCTGGTCAGTCGGGATACGACGAGATGAAGGTATTGATGATTCAGCCCTGGTTGCAGGCATTTCTATGCCCCTGTTCAGCCAGGAGCGAGCTCAGAGCAGGATAGAAGCAGCACTGGCGGCCAGAAATGAAGTGACCTATCGGCGTCAGGACGTGTTGCTGCAACTTCATACGGAATTGTATCGCGCCTATTCAGGGCGTAGTCAGGCCATTACCAGCATTCAGAGGCTGCAACAACACATCATCCCTAAACTTAATACCAGCCTGGAGCAGACACGCGTCGGTTATCAGCGTGGACTCTATAGTTATTTGGATTTACTCACTGTCAGGCAGGATTTGCTCAACGCCAGACGAGCTGTTATCGAGGCTGCCACAGCAGCGCTCAAATACGAAGCTGAAATTGAGCAACTGACAGCAGAGCCACTGGCTAAAACGGAGTAA